In Lujinxingia litoralis, a single window of DNA contains:
- a CDS encoding peptidylprolyl isomerase gives MPLKSSTLIALLGLLLAACSSGNAVPDEPTGTEAPQYRSASLDSEEGAQEQTEGETGGIAAVGPVARVNGEEISAEEFNSQVEMLQAQAQLPPELLRQMSSQIIENLIDQHLVDQAIANSGVDPSPEEIDARLQEYREEFEASALEMYGESIDFDEYIAQTGISPEEIRESVYQAVAIEQILLADGLSLPNEDDARQFYDDNPEAFTRGEEVRARHILVRVDSESPEDWESARQEAQALHDQITGGADFAQVARDNSDDGSAQAGGDLGSFGRGRMVPEFEEAAFSMQVDEISEPVRTDFGWHIIQVTERSDEETMSFESVQDQLTRELRNQALQQSLGEYVAQLRESAEIETMPENIK, from the coding sequence ATGCCTTTGAAATCCTCCACCCTGATCGCCCTGCTCGGGTTGCTTCTGGCTGCCTGCTCTTCAGGCAACGCCGTACCCGACGAGCCGACCGGGACCGAGGCGCCGCAGTACCGCTCGGCAAGCCTCGACTCCGAAGAAGGCGCTCAGGAGCAGACCGAAGGCGAAACCGGTGGCATCGCCGCCGTCGGACCGGTCGCCCGGGTCAACGGCGAGGAGATCAGCGCCGAAGAATTCAACTCCCAGGTCGAAATGCTCCAGGCCCAGGCGCAGCTGCCCCCGGAACTCCTGCGCCAGATGTCCTCCCAGATCATCGAAAACCTGATCGATCAGCACCTGGTCGACCAGGCCATCGCCAACTCCGGGGTCGATCCCAGCCCCGAAGAAATCGACGCTCGTCTCCAGGAATACCGCGAAGAGTTCGAGGCCAGCGCTCTCGAAATGTATGGCGAGTCCATCGATTTCGATGAGTACATCGCCCAGACCGGCATCAGCCCCGAAGAGATCCGCGAGTCGGTCTACCAGGCCGTGGCCATTGAGCAGATCCTGCTAGCCGATGGCCTCTCCTTACCCAACGAGGACGACGCCCGGCAGTTCTACGACGACAACCCCGAAGCCTTTACCCGCGGCGAAGAGGTGCGCGCCCGACACATCCTGGTGCGGGTGGATTCCGAATCCCCCGAAGACTGGGAGAGCGCTCGCCAGGAGGCCCAGGCCCTTCACGACCAGATCACCGGGGGCGCCGACTTCGCCCAGGTCGCGCGGGACAACTCCGATGACGGCTCGGCCCAGGCCGGCGGCGATCTCGGCTCCTTTGGCCGCGGCCGCATGGTCCCGGAGTTCGAAGAAGCAGCCTTTTCGATGCAGGTCGACGAGATCTCGGAGCCGGTGCGCACCGACTTCGGCTGGCACATCATCCAGGTGACCGAGCGCAGCGATGAAGAAACGATGAGCTTTGAGTCGGTTCAGGATCAGCTGACCCGCGAGCTGCGCAACCAGGCCCTCCAGCAGTCGCTCGGCGAGTACGTTGCCCAACTCCGCGAAAGCGCCGAGATCGAAACCATGCCGGAAAATATCAAGTAA
- a CDS encoding N-acetylornithine carbamoyltransferase: MQHFLTTADWSRSRLQSILDDARDLKAEPYQARLRNKTIALIFFNPSLRTRSSFDIGAHQLGAHAVVLEPGKGSWPMEFELGSVMDQNAEEHVREAARVLSRYCDLIAVRAFPKFQDWSVDRQDKIIHAFAEHATVPVINMETITHPCQELALMLTLQERLGMVDGMKFVLTWTYHPKPLNTAVANSALMIAAKFGMDVTLLCPNEDYRLDERYMGLAQEYTSSQGRSLTVTHNIEEAYSGAHVVYAKSWGALPYFGRWDEEKPVRDAHKHFIVDAEKMALTDNAFFSHCLPCRRNVKVTDEVIDGPNSLVIEEAENRLHVQKALMSELITP; this comes from the coding sequence ATGCAGCATTTTCTGACCACCGCCGACTGGAGCCGCTCCCGCCTCCAGTCCATCCTCGATGACGCCCGCGACCTTAAGGCCGAGCCCTATCAGGCCCGGCTGCGCAACAAGACGATCGCGCTGATCTTTTTCAACCCCTCCCTGCGCACCCGTTCCTCCTTCGATATTGGCGCCCACCAGCTCGGTGCCCACGCGGTGGTACTGGAGCCCGGAAAGGGTTCCTGGCCGATGGAGTTTGAACTCGGCTCGGTGATGGATCAAAACGCCGAGGAGCACGTGCGCGAAGCCGCCCGGGTGCTCTCGCGTTACTGCGATCTGATCGCGGTGCGGGCCTTTCCAAAGTTCCAGGACTGGTCGGTGGACCGCCAGGACAAGATCATCCATGCCTTTGCCGAACACGCCACCGTGCCGGTCATCAACATGGAGACCATCACCCACCCCTGCCAGGAACTCGCCCTGATGCTCACCCTTCAGGAGCGCCTGGGCATGGTCGATGGCATGAAGTTCGTGCTCACCTGGACCTACCATCCCAAGCCCCTCAACACCGCGGTGGCCAACTCCGCCCTTATGATCGCCGCCAAGTTCGGCATGGATGTCACCCTCCTGTGCCCCAACGAAGACTACCGCCTCGACGAGCGCTACATGGGCCTGGCCCAGGAGTACACCTCCTCCCAGGGCCGAAGCCTCACGGTGACCCATAACATTGAAGAGGCCTACTCCGGCGCCCACGTCGTCTACGCGAAATCCTGGGGGGCACTGCCCTACTTCGGACGCTGGGACGAGGAAAAACCGGTGCGCGACGCTCACAAGCACTTTATCGTCGATGCCGAGAAGATGGCGCTCACCGACAACGCCTTCTTCAGCCACTGCTTGCCCTGCCGTCGCAACGTCAAAGTCACCGACGAGGTGATCGACGGCCCCAATTCGCTCGTGATCGAGGAGGCCGAAAACCGCCTCCACGTGCAAAAAGCCCTGATGAGCGAGCTCATCACCCCCTGA
- a CDS encoding PP2C family protein-serine/threonine phosphatase has translation MHTSQSAAHAASIEDYAHSAGWELRFAAITDIGKRRTVNQDVYLLHPSRRLFAIADGMGGHEGGELAAILAIETLAAYFDEVGDMIERTPADRRSLQHNLIAGTKLANAAVFQEAAERGSRRGMGTTLVALTFDETRAYWSHVGDSRLYRFRRGQLERLTRDHSLLEETLERHNITHRDAAEFVASFPYKHVLTRAVGNQYSVDVSVAFSELEAGDVFLATTDGVHNALDDEEMAGLLRDHPTDLSAACQAIAQLTLSRGAPDNLTALLVQAHGPRR, from the coding sequence ATGCATACCTCCCAGTCCGCCGCTCACGCCGCCTCCATTGAGGACTACGCCCACTCCGCAGGCTGGGAGCTGCGCTTTGCCGCCATCACCGATATCGGTAAGCGCCGTACCGTCAACCAGGACGTGTACCTCCTGCACCCCAGCCGCCGCCTCTTTGCCATCGCCGACGGCATGGGCGGACATGAAGGCGGCGAGCTGGCGGCGATTCTGGCGATCGAAACCCTGGCAGCTTACTTCGATGAAGTTGGCGACATGATCGAGCGCACCCCGGCCGACCGACGATCGCTGCAACACAACCTGATCGCCGGCACCAAGCTCGCAAACGCCGCCGTGTTTCAGGAGGCCGCCGAACGCGGCAGCCGACGCGGCATGGGCACCACCCTGGTGGCGCTGACCTTCGACGAAACCCGTGCTTACTGGTCACACGTGGGCGACAGCCGCCTCTACCGCTTTCGTCGCGGCCAACTGGAGCGCCTCACCCGCGACCACTCTCTGCTGGAAGAGACCCTGGAGCGACACAATATCACCCACCGTGATGCAGCGGAATTCGTCGCGAGCTTCCCTTACAAGCACGTGCTCACCCGCGCGGTCGGCAATCAGTACAGCGTCGATGTCAGCGTCGCCTTCTCCGAACTCGAAGCCGGCGATGTTTTTTTGGCCACAACCGACGGCGTCCATAACGCGCTTGATGACGAAGAGATGGCCGGATTGCTGCGCGACCATCCGACCGACCTGAGCGCCGCCTGCCAGGCCATCGCCCAGCTCACCCTAAGCCGCGGCGCCCCCGATAACCTCACCGCCCTTCTGGTGCAGGCTCACGGTCCCCGGCGTTGA
- a CDS encoding argininosuccinate synthase yields MSSNTVVLAFSGGLDTSFCVPYLKEKGLDVVTLFVDTGGVDDEERTYIEKRALELGAVAHHTVDGGDDIWEEVVVPLVQGGEIYQNQYPLLCSDRYIIVRKALQLCRELGTDKFAHGCTGMGNDQVRFDLTVKTLGDFEILAPIRDIQQAHTNVRDYEKAFLEERGFSTRAKASRYTINENLLGVTTSGSEVDEWEAPGEETYQLTAHPSQWPREALRAEITFEQGVAVALDGQPIAGPELISTLNKRFGAYGVGRGYYTGDTTVGLKGRIVFEAPGLTCLLSAHRALEEAVSTGYQNQFKPVVAQKWVELVYKGFFYEPLKFDLEAYIESSQSCVNGTITLETWGGKVNVIKVDSPHILRRQGAVYAQSADWNVTEAEGFIKLLGQSSTLHALVNSED; encoded by the coding sequence ATGTCCAGCAACACCGTCGTACTTGCCTTCTCTGGAGGCCTCGATACCAGCTTCTGTGTCCCCTACCTCAAAGAAAAAGGCCTCGATGTGGTCACCCTCTTTGTCGATACCGGCGGGGTCGACGACGAGGAACGCACCTACATCGAGAAGCGCGCCCTGGAGTTGGGGGCGGTCGCCCACCACACGGTCGACGGCGGCGACGACATCTGGGAAGAGGTCGTGGTGCCTCTGGTCCAGGGCGGCGAAATCTACCAGAACCAGTACCCGCTGCTCTGCTCGGACCGCTACATCATCGTGCGCAAGGCCCTGCAGCTCTGCCGCGAGCTCGGGACCGACAAGTTCGCCCACGGCTGCACCGGCATGGGCAACGACCAGGTACGCTTTGACCTGACCGTCAAAACTCTGGGAGATTTCGAGATCCTGGCGCCCATCCGCGACATCCAGCAGGCCCACACCAATGTGCGCGACTACGAAAAGGCCTTCCTCGAGGAGCGGGGCTTTAGCACCCGCGCCAAGGCCTCCCGCTACACGATCAACGAGAACCTGCTCGGCGTCACCACCTCCGGCTCCGAAGTCGACGAGTGGGAAGCCCCCGGCGAGGAGACCTACCAGCTGACGGCGCACCCCTCCCAGTGGCCGCGGGAAGCACTGCGGGCGGAGATCACCTTTGAGCAGGGCGTCGCTGTGGCGCTTGATGGCCAGCCCATCGCCGGCCCGGAGCTCATCTCCACGCTCAACAAGCGCTTTGGTGCCTACGGCGTGGGGCGCGGCTACTACACCGGTGACACCACCGTGGGACTTAAAGGACGTATCGTCTTCGAGGCCCCCGGGCTGACCTGCCTGCTGAGCGCTCACCGCGCGCTGGAAGAGGCCGTCTCCACCGGGTATCAGAACCAGTTCAAACCGGTGGTCGCCCAGAAATGGGTGGAGCTCGTCTACAAGGGCTTCTTCTACGAACCGCTTAAATTCGACCTGGAAGCCTACATCGAAAGCTCTCAGAGCTGTGTCAACGGCACCATCACCCTGGAAACCTGGGGCGGAAAGGTCAACGTCATCAAAGTCGACTCCCCGCACATTCTGCGTCGTCAGGGAGCGGTCTACGCGCAGTCGGCTGACTGGAACGTGACCGAGGCCGAAGGCTTCATCAAGCTGCTCGGTCAGAGCTCCACGCTGCACGCGCTCGTTAACAGCGAGGACTAA
- a CDS encoding malate dehydrogenase, with protein MTKPVRVAVTGAAGSIDYSLLFRIASGDLLGKDTPVILQLIEITPALQALEGVAMEINDCAFPLLQDMVLTDDLKTGFDGANIALLVGGMPRKQGMERADLIKANGPIFTGQGKAINDNAADDVRVAVVANPCNTNALIAMHSAPDVPNERFTAMTRLDENRAKSQLAAKAGVPVSAVKNMGIWGNHSNTMYPDFFNATIQGKPVTEVIDDHEWLKGDFISTVQQRGAAIIKARGSSSAASAANALIDHVRDWFTVTPEGEYHAMAVPSDGSYGIEEGLIYSFPVRCDGKGGYEIVQGIELNDFSREKMKVTEKQLLEERAVVADLLK; from the coding sequence ATGACGAAGCCTGTCCGCGTTGCTGTCACCGGTGCTGCCGGTTCCATTGACTACTCCCTGCTCTTCCGCATCGCCTCGGGCGACCTGCTGGGCAAAGACACCCCGGTCATTCTCCAGCTCATCGAGATCACCCCGGCCCTCCAGGCGCTTGAAGGCGTGGCCATGGAGATCAACGACTGCGCCTTCCCGCTGCTGCAGGACATGGTGCTTACCGACGATCTGAAGACGGGCTTCGACGGCGCCAACATCGCGCTGCTCGTCGGTGGTATGCCCCGCAAGCAGGGCATGGAGCGCGCCGACCTGATCAAGGCCAACGGCCCGATCTTCACCGGCCAGGGCAAAGCGATCAACGACAACGCCGCCGATGACGTACGCGTGGCCGTCGTGGCCAACCCCTGCAACACCAACGCCCTGATCGCCATGCACAGCGCTCCCGACGTGCCCAATGAGCGTTTCACCGCCATGACGCGTCTTGATGAGAACCGCGCCAAGAGCCAGCTTGCCGCCAAAGCCGGTGTGCCGGTCTCGGCCGTCAAAAACATGGGCATCTGGGGCAACCACTCCAACACCATGTACCCGGATTTCTTCAACGCCACGATCCAGGGCAAGCCGGTCACCGAGGTCATCGACGACCACGAGTGGCTCAAGGGTGATTTCATCTCGACGGTTCAGCAGCGCGGCGCGGCCATCATCAAGGCCCGCGGCTCCTCCTCGGCCGCCAGCGCCGCCAACGCGCTGATCGACCATGTGCGCGACTGGTTCACCGTCACGCCCGAAGGCGAATACCACGCGATGGCCGTTCCCTCCGACGGCTCCTACGGCATTGAAGAAGGGCTGATCTACTCCTTCCCCGTCCGCTGCGACGGTAAGGGCGGCTACGAGATCGTCCAGGGCATTGAGCTCAACGACTTCTCCCGCGAGAAGATGAAAGTCACCGAGAAGCAGCTCCTTGAGGAGCGCGCCGTCGTCGCTGACCTTCTCAAGTAA
- the uvrC gene encoding excinuclease ABC subunit UvrC, producing MAASEELFDIQARLATIPHEPGCYLMRDRRGRIIYIGKAKDLKNRVRNYFQVHGDPRPFVRRLPRILGDIETIITASEKEALILENTLIKAHKPRYNVLLKDDKSFLSLRIDRNQRWPRVEVIRSKGSGKARPGQRQFGPYSSAHALRQTLQVLNKHFMLRTCPDHVLHNRSRPCLQYQIKRCPGPCVLPVDRERYEQDVNQTVMFLEGRGDELVERLRSKMEHASEALEFELAARYRDQIRAIEKVLERQVAVGHREVDRDAFGFYRQGDRLTFQILFIRRGRLEGAQSFSYTDQEFPDEELFSSFLNLYYNAGNHVPNEVLLPITLDPAEVAAFEELLGELAGHKVYVQTPQRGAKRALIETAQTNARHSFEEEHAREERARDLLEKLQARLKLKNLPRRIECYDISNLQGTQVVGSLVSFVEGEPAKNEYRHYKMRLVQGQDDFASMHEMLTRRLRKVADGDDEGPDLIVVDGGKGQLGQATAVLEDLGLHHIDVVSLAKSRVDDVGFDDPEVTRSPERVFLPGRKNPVVLRQNSAELYLLQRLRDEAHDFAIGFHKQLRRKATLRSSLDDIPGIGPKTKRALLRHFGSLTKIKAASLAALQDVEGVGPSTARAIFDVFHPPGSRPDTPNSVE from the coding sequence ATGGCAGCCTCCGAAGAACTCTTCGACATCCAGGCCCGCCTGGCGACCATCCCGCACGAGCCGGGGTGTTACCTGATGCGCGACCGCCGCGGCCGAATCATCTACATCGGCAAGGCCAAAGACCTTAAAAACCGGGTCCGCAACTACTTTCAGGTCCACGGCGATCCGCGCCCTTTTGTGCGCCGGCTCCCCCGAATCCTGGGCGATATCGAGACGATCATCACCGCCTCCGAAAAAGAGGCGCTGATCCTCGAGAACACCCTGATCAAGGCGCATAAGCCCCGCTACAACGTCCTGCTCAAAGACGATAAATCCTTCCTCTCGTTGCGCATCGATCGCAACCAGCGCTGGCCACGAGTGGAGGTCATCCGCAGCAAGGGCTCCGGCAAAGCGCGGCCCGGTCAACGCCAGTTTGGCCCCTACTCCTCCGCCCACGCACTGCGCCAGACGCTGCAGGTGCTTAACAAGCACTTCATGCTGCGCACCTGCCCCGATCACGTGCTCCACAACCGATCTCGCCCCTGCCTGCAGTACCAGATCAAGCGCTGTCCCGGCCCCTGTGTCCTCCCGGTCGACCGGGAGCGCTACGAGCAGGACGTCAACCAGACGGTGATGTTTCTCGAGGGCCGCGGCGATGAGCTCGTGGAGCGCCTGCGCAGCAAAATGGAACACGCCAGCGAAGCGCTCGAATTTGAGCTGGCCGCGCGCTACCGCGATCAGATCCGGGCCATTGAAAAGGTGCTCGAACGCCAGGTCGCCGTGGGCCATCGTGAGGTCGACCGCGACGCGTTTGGCTTCTACCGTCAGGGCGATCGCCTCACGTTTCAGATCCTCTTCATTCGCCGCGGACGCCTGGAGGGCGCCCAGTCCTTCTCTTATACCGACCAGGAATTTCCCGACGAAGAGCTCTTCTCCAGCTTTCTGAACCTCTACTACAACGCTGGCAACCACGTCCCCAACGAGGTGCTCCTGCCCATCACCCTGGACCCCGCGGAGGTCGCAGCATTTGAGGAGCTTCTCGGCGAGTTGGCCGGTCATAAGGTGTACGTCCAGACCCCGCAGCGCGGCGCTAAGCGGGCGCTTATTGAGACCGCCCAGACCAACGCTCGCCATAGCTTCGAAGAGGAGCATGCCCGCGAGGAGCGCGCCCGCGACCTGCTGGAGAAGCTCCAGGCTCGCCTCAAACTCAAAAACCTCCCCCGGCGCATTGAGTGCTACGACATCAGCAACCTGCAGGGCACCCAGGTGGTCGGTTCGCTGGTGAGCTTTGTCGAGGGGGAGCCGGCCAAAAACGAGTACCGCCACTACAAAATGCGTCTGGTCCAGGGGCAGGACGACTTCGCATCCATGCACGAGATGCTCACCCGACGCCTGCGCAAAGTCGCCGACGGCGACGACGAGGGTCCCGACCTGATCGTGGTCGACGGCGGCAAAGGACAGCTCGGACAGGCAACCGCAGTGCTCGAAGATCTGGGCCTGCATCACATCGACGTCGTGTCGCTGGCCAAAAGCCGCGTGGATGACGTGGGGTTTGACGATCCGGAGGTCACCCGCAGCCCGGAACGCGTCTTCTTGCCCGGACGAAAAAACCCGGTGGTGCTGCGTCAGAACTCCGCCGAACTCTACCTCCTGCAACGCCTGCGCGATGAGGCCCACGACTTCGCCATCGGCTTCCACAAGCAGCTGCGCCGCAAAGCCACCCTGCGCTCCAGTCTGGATGACATTCCCGGAATCGGCCCCAAGACCAAACGCGCACTGCTGCGCCATTTCGGCAGCCTGACCAAAATCAAGGCCGCCTCGCTCGCCGCGCTCCAGGACGTCGAGGGGGTAGGTCCTTCTACCGCCCGGGCTATTTTTGACGTTTTTCACCCCCCGGGCTCCCGCCCCGACACCCCAAATTCAGTCGAATGA